A window of the Tachysurus fulvidraco isolate hzauxx_2018 chromosome 6, HZAU_PFXX_2.0, whole genome shotgun sequence genome harbors these coding sequences:
- the zgc:172182 gene encoding coiled-coil domain-containing protein 89 isoform X1 gives MTSSQNNQKDIKPIIIDTKQKSRASKDMDDVHQALRGLSQEEQTELRMLRSRIEEQSGLISMLKQRADEMLLRSQTLERFNTKLQNLQVNMQTELQNEREKSEQQEQRFKDLAANHRELINFKDEYKQKNVELMKENKRLREENEKLFSKELQEKEEIIHNLSQEMHDLNEKHRQSEKEYHDKATISQMKFKELMDLHQSKEMSLQDKLHNIQKELKNTLDMHAEVALKLKESQERETMKETLAEERIKALTKEKEKLLELSMQRGKIIQDKQEEIHELEKNKEIAESAKQEAEDRFEREAAAVNAELRVKQLQHVLHKAEQAYTDLKKEFEAYKKYSSDLLAQEKELNAKLRHMIN, from the exons ATGACATCTTCGCAGAATAACCAGAAAGACATCAAGCCGATCATTATAGACACCAAACAG AAGAGTAGGGCATCTAAGGACATGGATGATGTCCACCAGGCGCTGAGGGGACTGTCGCAGGAGGAGCAGACTGAGTTACGGATGCTGCGCTCTAGAATAGAGGAACAGTCTGGCTTGATCAGCATGCTGAAGCAGCGAGCTGATGAGATGCTGCTTCGCTCTCAGACTCTAGAACGGTTCAACACCAAGCTGCAGAACCTGCAAGTCAACATGCAGACAGAACTGCAGAATGAACGGGAGAAATCAGAGCAGCAGGAGCAGAGGTTCAAGGACCTTGCTGCCAATCACAGAGAGCTGATCAACTTCAAAGATGAATATAAGCAGAAGAATGTTGAGCTGATGAAGGAGAACAAGAGATTGCGAGAGGAGAATGAAAAGTTGTTTAGCAAAGAGCTGCAAGAGAAAGAGGAGATCATTCACAACCTCAGCCAGGAGATGCATGACCTCAATGAAAAACACAGACAATCAGAAAAAGAATACCA TGATAAAGCAACAATTTCCCAGATGAAATTTAAGGAATTGATGGATCTCCATCAGAGTAAGGAGATGTCTTTGCAAGATAAACTTCACAACATTCAGAAAGAGCTAAAGAATACACTGGACATGCATGCAG AAGTTGCTTTAAAACTTAAAGAAAGCCAGGAACGAGAAACAATGAAAGAAACATTGGCAGAAGAGCGAATAAAGGCACTTACAAAGGAGAAGGAAAAACTACTGGAACTGTCCATGCAAAGAGGGAAAATTATACAG GATAAACAAGAGGAAATTCATGAGTTAGAAAAGAATAAGGAAATAGCAGAAAGTGCTAAACAGGAAGCAGAGGACAG gTTTGAAAGAGAAGCTGCAGCAGTGAATGCAGAGCTGAGAGTAAAGCAGCTTCAGCATGTTCTACACAAAGCAGAGCAGGCATACACAGATCTCAAAAAG gagTTTGAGGCATATAAGAAGTACAGCAGTGACCTGCTGGCACAGGAAAAGGAGTTAAATGCCAAACTTCGCCACATGATCAACTGa
- the zgc:172182 gene encoding coiled-coil domain-containing protein 89 isoform X2, translating to MTSSQNNQKDIKPIIIDTKQKSRASKDMDDVHQALRGLSQEEQTELRMLRSRIEEQSGLISMLKQRADEMLLRSQTLERFNTKLQNLQVNMQTELQNEREKSEQQEQRFKDLAANHRELINFKDEYKQKNVELMKENKRLREENEKLFSKELQEKEEIIHNLSQEMHDLNEKHRQSEKEYHDKATISQMKFKELMDLHQSKEMSLQDKLHNIQKELKNTLDMHAVALKLKESQERETMKETLAEERIKALTKEKEKLLELSMQRGKIIQDKQEEIHELEKNKEIAESAKQEAEDRFEREAAAVNAELRVKQLQHVLHKAEQAYTDLKKEFEAYKKYSSDLLAQEKELNAKLRHMIN from the exons ATGACATCTTCGCAGAATAACCAGAAAGACATCAAGCCGATCATTATAGACACCAAACAG AAGAGTAGGGCATCTAAGGACATGGATGATGTCCACCAGGCGCTGAGGGGACTGTCGCAGGAGGAGCAGACTGAGTTACGGATGCTGCGCTCTAGAATAGAGGAACAGTCTGGCTTGATCAGCATGCTGAAGCAGCGAGCTGATGAGATGCTGCTTCGCTCTCAGACTCTAGAACGGTTCAACACCAAGCTGCAGAACCTGCAAGTCAACATGCAGACAGAACTGCAGAATGAACGGGAGAAATCAGAGCAGCAGGAGCAGAGGTTCAAGGACCTTGCTGCCAATCACAGAGAGCTGATCAACTTCAAAGATGAATATAAGCAGAAGAATGTTGAGCTGATGAAGGAGAACAAGAGATTGCGAGAGGAGAATGAAAAGTTGTTTAGCAAAGAGCTGCAAGAGAAAGAGGAGATCATTCACAACCTCAGCCAGGAGATGCATGACCTCAATGAAAAACACAGACAATCAGAAAAAGAATACCA TGATAAAGCAACAATTTCCCAGATGAAATTTAAGGAATTGATGGATCTCCATCAGAGTAAGGAGATGTCTTTGCAAGATAAACTTCACAACATTCAGAAAGAGCTAAAGAATACACTGGACATGCATGCAG TTGCTTTAAAACTTAAAGAAAGCCAGGAACGAGAAACAATGAAAGAAACATTGGCAGAAGAGCGAATAAAGGCACTTACAAAGGAGAAGGAAAAACTACTGGAACTGTCCATGCAAAGAGGGAAAATTATACAG GATAAACAAGAGGAAATTCATGAGTTAGAAAAGAATAAGGAAATAGCAGAAAGTGCTAAACAGGAAGCAGAGGACAG gTTTGAAAGAGAAGCTGCAGCAGTGAATGCAGAGCTGAGAGTAAAGCAGCTTCAGCATGTTCTACACAAAGCAGAGCAGGCATACACAGATCTCAAAAAG gagTTTGAGGCATATAAGAAGTACAGCAGTGACCTGCTGGCACAGGAAAAGGAGTTAAATGCCAAACTTCGCCACATGATCAACTGa